A genomic region of Thermococcus sp. contains the following coding sequences:
- a CDS encoding V-type ATP synthase subunit D has product MAELLNVKPTRMELLNLKRRIQLAKKGHKLLKDKQDALVMEFFTIYDEALQLREELGMKMEEAFKALQSAEIDVGTLHLKEISLSVKPNREVNVKKRNVMGVPVPLIEAKSFRRGAEERGYAFVSSSSRVDLAAEKFEEALDLTVRLAEVEETLKRLAKEIETTKRRVNALEYIIIPRMEATVKFIKQRLDEMERENFFRLKRVKALIEARNRAEGS; this is encoded by the coding sequence ATGGCAGAGTTGCTCAACGTGAAGCCGACGCGGATGGAACTCCTGAACCTCAAGAGACGCATCCAACTGGCCAAGAAGGGACACAAGCTCCTCAAGGACAAGCAGGACGCCCTTGTAATGGAGTTCTTCACCATCTACGACGAGGCCCTTCAACTCAGGGAAGAGCTCGGAATGAAAATGGAGGAAGCTTTCAAAGCCCTCCAATCGGCCGAAATAGACGTGGGGACGCTCCACCTTAAGGAGATAAGCCTCTCGGTGAAGCCAAACAGGGAAGTCAACGTCAAGAAGAGAAACGTCATGGGCGTTCCGGTCCCGCTCATTGAGGCCAAATCATTCAGAAGGGGTGCAGAAGAGCGCGGATACGCGTTCGTATCAAGCTCGTCCAGGGTAGATCTCGCCGCCGAGAAGTTTGAAGAAGCACTTGACCTGACGGTTCGCCTTGCAGAGGTTGAGGAAACCCTCAAAAGGCTCGCAAAGGAGATAGAGACAACCAAGAGGCGCGTCAACGCGCTCGAATACATCATAATCCCACGCATGGAAGCCACCGTCAAATTCATAAAACAACGCCTCGACGAAATGGAGCGCGAGAACTTCTTCAGACTCAAGAGAGTTAAGGCGTTAATCGAGGCAAGGAACCGGGCTGAAGGTTCCTGA